The Algoriphagus sp. TR-M9 genome has a window encoding:
- a CDS encoding peptidylprolyl isomerase, translated as MKLHKHLTIAFLFCLLFASVRAQEPAPTGQVLDKIVAKVDNYILLESDIQKTYLEALSQRQQGAEPPTRCQVFESLMINKLMVAKAEIDSVMVTDAEVQLQTEQRFSMVLQQFGGDESTLVEAYGKTADQLKSEIQEVIREQLIVQRMRTRITEGLTVSPAEVRDFFYSIPTDSLPFFSAEVTVGQIVKKPEVNEQTKEAVYNQLKQFKADILAGNADFADLARQYSEDPGSAVNGGDLGFSSKGQMVPEYETAALGLRQGEISDPVESDFGFHMIQLLEKKGTTYNTRHILIIPKATEADIVKSERFLDSLKTEIQAGKIDFAKAAKENSDDRNTSDNGGFFTDPATSSNRLTLRTLEDPVLYFTLDSMEVGNITEPIRFEDPREGTKVRILYYKAKYPAHRANLEDDYEKLKAATLRKKEDELLETWFLTAKEDIFIDLDPTYDRCNALTEK; from the coding sequence ATGAAATTACATAAACACCTTACAATTGCCTTCCTTTTCTGTTTACTTTTCGCCTCAGTCCGGGCTCAGGAGCCGGCTCCTACTGGACAGGTATTGGATAAGATTGTAGCCAAAGTAGATAACTATATCTTGCTGGAATCTGATATTCAGAAGACCTACCTTGAAGCTTTGTCCCAAAGACAGCAAGGAGCCGAGCCGCCTACCCGATGCCAGGTCTTTGAATCCTTAATGATCAATAAACTTATGGTAGCCAAAGCTGAAATAGACTCAGTAATGGTAACCGATGCCGAAGTACAACTGCAAACAGAACAGCGCTTCAGCATGGTATTGCAGCAGTTTGGCGGAGATGAAAGCACCTTGGTAGAAGCCTATGGCAAAACTGCAGATCAGCTCAAAAGCGAAATCCAAGAAGTAATACGAGAGCAGCTTATCGTACAGCGCATGCGTACCAGAATCACTGAGGGACTGACCGTCTCACCTGCAGAAGTAAGGGATTTCTTCTATAGCATCCCTACCGATTCCCTACCTTTCTTTTCTGCCGAGGTGACAGTGGGTCAGATCGTAAAAAAACCCGAAGTCAATGAGCAGACTAAAGAAGCAGTATATAATCAACTGAAGCAGTTTAAAGCTGATATCCTGGCGGGAAATGCTGACTTTGCTGACTTGGCCAGACAATACTCAGAAGATCCCGGATCAGCGGTAAATGGTGGCGATTTGGGTTTTTCATCCAAAGGCCAGATGGTACCTGAATATGAAACTGCCGCTTTGGGACTGAGACAAGGAGAAATTTCAGATCCTGTAGAATCTGACTTTGGTTTTCACATGATCCAGTTATTAGAAAAGAAAGGAACCACCTATAATACCCGGCACATACTGATCATCCCGAAAGCTACGGAGGCAGATATCGTAAAATCAGAACGATTCCTAGATAGCCTAAAAACAGAAATTCAAGCTGGAAAAATAGACTTTGCCAAAGCAGCTAAGGAAAACTCTGATGACCGAAACACTTCAGATAATGGCGGGTTCTTCACTGATCCTGCTACCAGCTCAAACCGCCTGACGCTTAGAACACTCGAAGACCCTGTGTTATACTTTACGTTGGACAGTATGGAAGTGGGCAACATCACAGAACCTATACGATTCGAAGATCCAAGAGAAGGCACAAAAGTGAGAATCCTCTACTACAAAGCTAAGTATCCAGCTCACCGGGCAAACCTGGAGGATGATTATGAAAAGCTGAAAGCGGCCACACTACGTAAAAAGGAAGATGAGTTATTGGAAACTTGGTTTCTAACTGCCAAAGAAGATATTTTCATCGACCTAGATCCTACCTACGATCGATGTAATGCGCTCACGGAGAAATAA
- a CDS encoding peptidylprolyl isomerase produces the protein MTNRTVSAFIILFLLGISSPLAAEAFWQSPNQDMPLLTIGDEPIDKDELIYLISKGNNSDSGTAGMSREEFDENLDLFINYKLKVKEAESLGLDQTPEFKREFESFQENLKSPFLIRNSLEEGELRKAYARMQEVIHASHILLKFPPNASKDDSVTVLRMALKLKEEINNGADINELALEYSEDPSAQANKGDLGYFTALQMVQPFEDAAFSLQPGQVSDPVLTDFGYHIIKVQDRQPNPGQVRVSHILVRINEDLPNGEDQAKRKVADIYTEIQKESTIWEDIVKTYSEDPSTSQKGGMLPWFSVGSMIPEFEMAAFSLTEIGEVSPPIQTRYGYHILRLESKKPLDSFESMEESIRSRILRDSRSTMIQSQVMAIQKSRYGFEENEAVVQDLESKLNDITQNQLLEELKAGESSNLFTLQGKPYSTSDLANFIAEKELIMNTQHGIFSAWYERFAADVLNEVEEADLAANNKEYRMLLKEYRDGILLFSLMNDQVWQKGLNDSIGQLKYYQDHIENYQWKDRVNALIVKVLDLKQLETAKNALQGKSLSDGLISSFDSDVISSNPSAYQEEHGLIEYQTHPVLAQADLNKNLQEIEANGHLHLVLLGDQVPAGPRKFEESRGMVIRDYQEYLNEALIDRLKKKYPININPKAKEETFVALNQ, from the coding sequence ATGACAAACCGAACCGTTTCGGCATTTATAATACTCTTTCTTCTGGGAATCTCATCACCCTTGGCTGCTGAGGCTTTTTGGCAAAGCCCAAATCAGGACATGCCGCTGCTCACCATAGGCGATGAACCCATAGATAAGGACGAACTGATCTATCTGATCAGCAAGGGAAACAATTCTGACTCCGGTACTGCTGGTATGTCCAGAGAGGAGTTTGATGAGAACCTGGACCTTTTCATCAACTATAAGCTAAAAGTCAAAGAGGCGGAATCTTTGGGTTTGGATCAGACTCCGGAGTTTAAAAGAGAGTTTGAATCCTTTCAGGAAAATCTCAAGTCACCATTTCTGATCCGTAACTCCCTGGAAGAAGGTGAGCTAAGAAAAGCATACGCCAGAATGCAGGAGGTAATCCACGCTAGCCATATCTTATTGAAATTTCCTCCCAACGCCAGCAAAGACGATAGTGTCACGGTACTCCGAATGGCTTTGAAACTTAAAGAAGAAATCAATAACGGAGCCGATATCAATGAACTCGCACTAGAATATTCCGAAGATCCGTCTGCTCAGGCTAATAAAGGAGATTTAGGATATTTCACGGCCTTGCAAATGGTACAGCCATTTGAAGACGCAGCCTTCAGCCTTCAGCCGGGACAAGTTTCCGACCCTGTGCTGACCGACTTTGGCTACCACATCATCAAAGTCCAAGATCGCCAGCCCAATCCCGGCCAAGTAAGAGTATCCCACATTCTCGTCAGAATCAACGAGGATCTACCTAATGGAGAAGATCAGGCCAAAAGGAAAGTAGCTGACATCTACACAGAAATACAAAAAGAAAGCACCATCTGGGAAGATATCGTAAAGACCTATTCAGAGGATCCTTCTACCAGCCAAAAAGGTGGAATGCTGCCCTGGTTCAGCGTAGGATCTATGATTCCCGAGTTTGAAATGGCTGCATTTTCCCTTACCGAAATCGGCGAAGTATCTCCTCCTATCCAGACCCGCTATGGCTACCACATTCTAAGGCTAGAGTCTAAAAAACCCCTAGATAGCTTTGAATCCATGGAGGAAAGCATTCGGTCACGTATTCTGAGAGACTCCCGCTCCACGATGATCCAATCCCAAGTGATGGCTATTCAAAAGTCCAGGTATGGATTTGAAGAAAATGAAGCAGTAGTTCAAGACCTCGAAAGTAAGCTTAACGACATCACCCAAAACCAGCTTTTGGAAGAATTGAAGGCGGGAGAATCCTCCAATTTATTCACACTTCAAGGAAAACCTTATTCTACTAGCGATCTAGCAAATTTCATAGCCGAAAAAGAGCTGATCATGAATACCCAGCATGGCATCTTCAGCGCATGGTATGAAAGATTTGCCGCAGATGTACTGAATGAAGTGGAAGAGGCAGATCTAGCTGCCAATAATAAGGAATACCGAATGCTACTGAAAGAGTACAGAGATGGAATCTTGCTCTTTTCGCTGATGAATGACCAAGTATGGCAAAAAGGTCTGAACGACTCCATCGGACAACTAAAATATTACCAGGATCACATTGAAAACTACCAGTGGAAAGACAGAGTGAATGCTTTGATCGTGAAAGTACTGGATTTGAAGCAGCTGGAAACTGCCAAAAACGCACTGCAGGGCAAATCCCTTTCCGATGGGCTGATTAGCTCCTTTGATTCAGATGTCATTTCCTCTAATCCTTCCGCCTATCAAGAAGAACACGGACTGATCGAATACCAAACACATCCCGTCCTGGCCCAGGCAGACCTGAACAAAAACTTGCAAGAAATAGAGGCAAATGGACACCTGCACCTCGTACTGCTCGGTGACCAAGTACCTGCCGGCCCACGTAAATTCGAAGAGTCCCGGGGAATGGTGATCCGCGACTATCAGGAATACCTGAATGAAGCACTTATCGACCGGTTAAAAAAGAAATACCCGATTAACATCAACCCCAAAGCTAAAGAAGAGACTTTCGTAGCTTTGAACCAATAA
- a CDS encoding ATP-binding protein yields MDYQLNIYCQTNALSELRAFLQKTFASLHLSDMDQHQITLAVEEVCANLIIHSHQCNGQDQIELKVKKLAGKLIVEIKDRGQAFNMLDYEVPDLNHVKGSKRKGGLGIILVKKIMDEIEFESSKGINTCRLIKWFRS; encoded by the coding sequence ATGGATTATCAGTTGAACATATATTGCCAGACCAATGCACTATCGGAGCTAAGGGCTTTTCTACAAAAAACCTTCGCCTCCCTGCATCTCTCAGACATGGATCAGCATCAGATCACCTTGGCTGTAGAGGAAGTGTGTGCCAACTTAATCATCCATTCCCATCAATGTAACGGTCAGGATCAAATCGAATTGAAAGTAAAAAAGCTTGCAGGCAAACTCATCGTGGAGATCAAGGATCGTGGACAGGCCTTCAATATGCTGGATTATGAAGTCCCGGACTTAAATCACGTAAAAGGCTCCAAGCGAAAAGGAGGTTTAGGCATCATTTTGGTAAAGAAGATCATGGACGAAATAGAGTTTGAATCCAGCAAGGGCATCAACACCTGCCGGCTGATCAAGTGGTTTCGATCCTAA
- a CDS encoding STAS domain-containing protein has translation MLTINTVHENGHDILTLQGEVDASNSVMLDEAITNLVESGSKSILVDAKGLEYISSAGLGVFMSYLEDFQEKEIDLKIYALSERVLEVFNILGLDQLMNLYQDKKSALSD, from the coding sequence ATGCTGACCATTAATACTGTACATGAAAACGGGCATGATATCTTAACCCTCCAAGGTGAGGTGGATGCCAGCAACTCCGTGATGCTGGACGAGGCCATTACCAATCTGGTAGAGTCCGGCAGCAAATCCATCTTAGTCGATGCAAAGGGTTTAGAGTATATTTCTTCAGCAGGCCTTGGCGTATTTATGTCCTATCTGGAAGATTTTCAGGAGAAAGAAATTGACCTGAAAATCTACGCGCTGTCTGAACGGGTATTGGAAGTATTCAATATTTTAGGCTTGGATCAATTGATGAACCTTTACCAGGATAAAAAAAGCGCACTAAGTGACTGA
- a CDS encoding SpoIIE family protein phosphatase yields the protein MIKRPPIHIGKLSLLLAILVWLALLFVDLVRLFGILNEMDSGIAVEFTWILESLFFLTVYFFYKYSISTSSQSDFLNLIWRGASTGLFALAVSLFIGLFYMALGDSKLATEPFLMNFFYHINFGLITIFLISTSLLWRHLILYQKTKRVMKQWQAFEFAMLGAILLVFFDRGQIGYSYIFGFVFLGILAVILSGNLKWIPYLTFKEKWKSLLFLSIIIFCAGFLFYETYFFSSEERYPVNLTSNLFLLALFWFILVYALFSFLVTLFNLPTSSVFEQKLTEAINFQRLSQSIQPEENEEQVLDILMDSCMSAAYADAAWLQMNTEEYPDGFFQERFIDEQTRAEVSELIQKQKSAQEWATDSKPDNLNPLAVRIAHPKFQSALLVPLIINKAAIGRMVLCKEVSDGFNKEMVNIISTFGRQACIAVENHRLLNQAIQNERYQEELKIAQRVQKSLLPDKLDHNEHFEICAYSHAADEVGGDYYDTFQLDQHRFVLIIGDVSGKGTSAAFHMSQMKGIFQSLIQLNLSMQEFMIRANSALSKCLERNHFITASILLINTQEQSITHSRAGHMPTLMYQKNRNIAEYLSVDGLGLGILRNKQYEKHVEEKTFTYLTGDVLVLFTDGIVEAKNKKSQQFGFERIRTLLEVYHERTPHEIREIIIDSLHTFVEGDGLIDDDYSLMVVRFTNPVTENINKS from the coding sequence ATGATCAAACGACCACCAATTCATATAGGTAAACTCAGCTTGCTGTTAGCCATTCTGGTTTGGCTTGCCTTATTGTTTGTGGATTTGGTGAGGCTATTTGGAATCTTGAATGAAATGGACTCTGGTATAGCGGTGGAATTCACCTGGATTTTAGAGTCATTATTTTTCCTCACAGTTTATTTCTTTTATAAATACTCCATATCTACCAGTTCCCAGAGTGACTTTCTGAACCTTATCTGGCGCGGTGCCTCCACAGGTCTATTTGCGCTAGCGGTATCCTTATTTATTGGATTGTTCTACATGGCATTAGGTGATAGCAAGCTGGCCACAGAGCCATTTTTGATGAATTTTTTCTATCACATCAATTTTGGGTTGATTACTATATTTCTGATTTCCACCTCCTTGCTTTGGCGTCATTTGATTCTGTATCAGAAAACCAAGCGGGTGATGAAGCAATGGCAGGCATTTGAGTTTGCCATGCTGGGTGCAATCTTACTTGTTTTCTTTGACCGGGGACAAATAGGGTACAGTTACATCTTTGGATTTGTATTCTTGGGGATACTTGCGGTCATTCTTTCAGGTAATCTGAAGTGGATTCCTTACTTGACTTTTAAGGAAAAATGGAAGTCCCTGCTATTTCTCAGCATCATTATCTTTTGCGCAGGTTTTCTTTTCTATGAGACTTACTTTTTTTCTTCCGAAGAGAGATATCCTGTCAATCTAACCAGCAATCTTTTTCTGCTGGCTTTGTTTTGGTTCATTCTGGTTTATGCTCTTTTCAGCTTTTTAGTAACGCTTTTTAATCTCCCCACCTCTTCTGTTTTTGAGCAAAAGCTGACTGAGGCGATTAATTTCCAAAGGCTCAGCCAGTCCATACAGCCTGAAGAAAACGAGGAGCAGGTGCTGGATATCCTGATGGATTCCTGCATGAGTGCGGCCTATGCAGACGCAGCATGGCTACAAATGAATACCGAAGAGTATCCGGATGGTTTTTTTCAGGAAAGATTCATAGATGAGCAAACCAGAGCCGAGGTATCTGAACTGATCCAAAAACAGAAAAGTGCCCAAGAATGGGCTACTGATAGCAAGCCTGACAATCTCAATCCCCTTGCGGTACGGATAGCACATCCCAAGTTTCAATCGGCCCTGCTGGTCCCCCTGATTATCAACAAAGCCGCCATCGGCAGGATGGTGCTTTGCAAAGAGGTATCCGATGGATTCAATAAGGAAATGGTGAATATCATCTCCACATTCGGCAGACAAGCCTGTATCGCTGTAGAAAACCACAGACTGCTAAACCAGGCGATCCAAAACGAGAGATATCAGGAAGAGTTAAAAATTGCCCAGCGCGTCCAAAAATCCTTACTTCCGGACAAGCTGGATCATAATGAGCATTTTGAAATCTGTGCGTATTCTCATGCTGCGGATGAAGTGGGTGGAGATTACTATGATACTTTTCAACTGGACCAGCACAGGTTTGTACTCATCATAGGAGATGTCTCTGGCAAAGGAACCTCGGCGGCATTCCATATGTCCCAGATGAAGGGTATTTTTCAAAGCTTGATTCAACTCAACCTTTCCATGCAGGAGTTTATGATCAGGGCAAATTCCGCCTTGAGTAAATGCCTGGAAAGAAACCACTTCATCACCGCTTCCATCTTACTGATCAATACCCAGGAACAGTCCATCACACACTCCAGAGCAGGACACATGCCTACGCTGATGTATCAAAAAAACCGGAACATCGCAGAGTATTTAAGCGTAGACGGGCTTGGCCTGGGAATTTTAAGAAACAAGCAGTACGAGAAACACGTTGAGGAAAAGACATTTACCTATTTGACCGGGGATGTACTGGTCCTGTTTACCGATGGAATAGTAGAAGCAAAAAACAAGAAATCCCAGCAGTTTGGTTTTGAGAGAATTAGAACTTTGCTGGAAGTTTATCACGAGCGGACACCCCATGAAATCCGGGAAATAATCATTGACTCCCTGCATACTTTTGTAGAAGGTGATGGGCTTATCGATGACGATTATTCCCTGATGGTAGTCAGATTTACCAACCCTGTAACTGAAAACATTAACAAAAGCTAA
- a CDS encoding DUF721 domain-containing protein translates to MARDSYFSRKKEAAPLESAFNDLLKAYRLEGKFREKSLVHDWPELVGKTIADRTSSVFVRDKKLFVKLSSGPIKKELMMNKSKVLAMIDEKYGVGVIEDLICT, encoded by the coding sequence ATGGCCAGAGACTCCTATTTCAGCAGAAAAAAAGAAGCAGCTCCCTTAGAATCAGCTTTCAATGATCTATTGAAAGCCTATCGCCTGGAGGGGAAATTCAGAGAAAAGTCATTGGTACATGACTGGCCAGAACTGGTCGGTAAGACTATTGCTGACAGGACCAGCTCCGTATTTGTTCGGGACAAAAAACTTTTTGTGAAACTCAGCTCGGGTCCGATCAAAAAAGAATTGATGATGAATAAGAGCAAAGTACTGGCGATGATCGATGAGAAATATGGCGTAGGAGTGATCGAGGACTTGATTTGCACCTGA
- the hemW gene encoding radical SAM family heme chaperone HemW has product MAGIYIHIPFCRQACHYCDFHFSTNLDRKAHMVQMICKELNLRKAYLSDLSIETVYFGGGTPSLLEAQELEQILDTISDTFGSAWEEVTLEANPDDLSKENLHSWKSLGIDRLSLGIQSFEEKVLKFYNRAHSAEESRLAIENARKVGFEKFSLDLIYGFPHADHALWKRDLTMAINQNPGHISSYALTVEPKTALGNWTEKGKFIPADEDFVAEQFELLQEMTASAGYIQYEVSNFGKPGEFALHNMNYWKAVPFLGVGPSAHSFDGKDRGANPSNNALYLKSLEKEQVPFEKEQLSAEENLNEYILTGLRTIWGIDLDEIKEKYQVDLAQDKERILAQMQEEGWLIWKENHLSLSKSGKLLADSISSALFI; this is encoded by the coding sequence GTGGCAGGCATATATATACACATCCCTTTTTGCAGGCAGGCATGTCACTATTGTGATTTCCACTTCAGTACCAATCTGGATAGAAAAGCCCACATGGTGCAAATGATCTGCAAGGAACTCAACTTGCGCAAAGCATACCTCAGTGATCTCAGCATTGAGACAGTATACTTTGGAGGCGGTACGCCATCACTTCTAGAAGCGCAGGAGCTGGAGCAAATCCTTGACACAATTTCGGATACCTTTGGCTCAGCTTGGGAAGAGGTGACCCTAGAGGCAAATCCAGATGACCTGTCCAAGGAAAACCTACACTCATGGAAATCACTGGGTATAGATCGCCTTAGCCTGGGGATTCAAAGTTTTGAGGAAAAAGTATTAAAATTCTACAACCGCGCTCATTCTGCCGAGGAGTCCAGATTGGCTATAGAGAATGCCCGAAAAGTAGGCTTCGAAAAATTCAGTCTGGATCTCATTTATGGGTTCCCACATGCAGATCACGCCCTTTGGAAAAGAGATCTGACAATGGCGATCAACCAAAACCCGGGACATATCTCCAGCTATGCATTAACCGTGGAGCCCAAAACGGCACTGGGAAACTGGACAGAAAAAGGCAAGTTCATTCCGGCCGATGAGGATTTTGTAGCCGAGCAATTTGAACTCCTTCAAGAAATGACAGCCTCCGCAGGATATATCCAATATGAAGTATCTAATTTTGGAAAGCCTGGTGAGTTTGCATTGCACAATATGAATTACTGGAAAGCGGTGCCTTTTTTGGGTGTGGGTCCCAGCGCACATTCCTTCGACGGAAAAGACAGAGGAGCAAACCCCTCCAATAATGCACTTTACCTCAAATCCCTGGAAAAGGAGCAAGTTCCGTTTGAAAAAGAGCAGCTTTCAGCAGAAGAAAATCTCAACGAATATATTCTGACAGGTTTAAGAACCATTTGGGGAATAGATTTGGATGAAATAAAAGAAAAGTACCAGGTGGATTTAGCCCAGGACAAAGAACGTATTCTTGCGCAGATGCAGGAGGAGGGTTGGCTGATTTGGAAAGAGAATCACCTATCTTTGAGCAAATCCGGTAAATTACTAGCAGATAGTATTTCGTCTGCGCTTTTCATCTGA
- a CDS encoding BamA/TamA family outer membrane protein: MKLSVLVCLFYFFWAGPKAFSQTGFWLKMEDGRSVSSWQSFPSAIQALAKVDSTLSGLQASGFLEAYATEEYLAQDSLLVVLELGNEYLWEDLRTDQVPLALRNKVAPVTSSYADAERWMKGVIRNAENSGFPFAQLKIDSLAREGNRLSGTIVYDSGPIILWDSLAVEGNTSTKINYLQQLTGIKAGEPFSQNQLEVAEQILRRSPYFRLVAPAALSFQIKKAKPTFTLSDRNTNVFDGVIGFLPNENEPGKMLITGQLDLQLYHLGGRGRDISVNWQRLNVQSQSLELAAKESFVFNSPLDVMLEFSLLKQDSTFLNRYLGLDFGYHAGERSYLRFFTKRQSGDLLSSSGMDTVSVLPDVADFRWNQYGLGWEWDALDFPYFPRRGTKINVQVSIGNKKILENTGIPSDVYGGLDLNTPQYAGWASVETHVFVSQNWGMWFRGSGGLIENENLLLNDLYRIGGLKSIRGFNEKFFFARSYAYVNAEQRLFFGENSYLLAFADFGILENPFFVSAIDRPVSFGAGINLDTGSGVFSFIYGVGKSNLQTLQFSHSKIHFGYLARF; encoded by the coding sequence TTGAAATTATCCGTTTTGGTATGCTTATTTTACTTTTTTTGGGCTGGCCCAAAGGCATTTTCCCAAACAGGATTTTGGCTGAAGATGGAGGATGGGCGATCGGTCTCTTCCTGGCAAAGTTTCCCTTCTGCCATACAGGCTTTGGCTAAGGTAGACTCTACCTTGAGCGGATTACAAGCTTCAGGTTTTTTGGAAGCTTACGCTACCGAAGAATATTTGGCCCAGGATTCTTTGCTGGTGGTTCTTGAGCTTGGAAATGAATACCTGTGGGAGGATTTGCGTACAGATCAGGTTCCTCTAGCACTTAGGAATAAGGTAGCACCGGTGACCTCCAGCTATGCAGATGCGGAGCGCTGGATGAAAGGGGTGATCCGAAATGCAGAAAATTCGGGTTTCCCTTTTGCGCAGCTCAAAATAGACAGTCTTGCCCGTGAGGGAAATAGGCTCTCAGGCACTATTGTCTACGATTCTGGGCCGATTATTCTATGGGACAGTCTGGCGGTGGAGGGCAATACCAGTACCAAAATTAACTATTTACAGCAGCTGACAGGAATTAAGGCAGGGGAGCCTTTTTCCCAGAATCAACTAGAGGTGGCCGAGCAAATTCTCCGGAGATCTCCGTATTTCAGGCTAGTGGCGCCGGCAGCTCTTTCGTTTCAGATCAAAAAAGCTAAACCCACATTTACGCTTAGCGATAGAAACACCAATGTCTTCGATGGGGTTATCGGCTTTTTGCCCAATGAAAACGAACCTGGGAAAATGCTCATCACTGGGCAGCTCGACCTGCAGCTTTATCACTTGGGTGGCCGGGGCCGGGATATTTCTGTGAACTGGCAACGCTTGAATGTGCAGTCGCAAAGTTTGGAATTAGCTGCCAAAGAATCATTTGTGTTTAACAGCCCGCTGGATGTGATGCTGGAGTTTAGTTTGCTCAAGCAGGATAGTACTTTTTTAAATCGATACTTGGGCTTGGACTTTGGATACCATGCAGGTGAGCGGAGTTATTTACGGTTTTTTACCAAAAGGCAGTCCGGCGATTTATTGAGTAGCTCTGGGATGGACACGGTGAGTGTACTGCCAGATGTGGCAGACTTCAGGTGGAATCAATATGGGCTGGGCTGGGAGTGGGATGCTTTGGATTTTCCATATTTTCCCCGGAGGGGTACTAAGATTAATGTTCAAGTCTCTATAGGCAATAAAAAAATACTGGAAAACACGGGCATTCCCTCTGATGTATATGGGGGATTAGACCTGAATACCCCCCAGTATGCAGGCTGGGCATCGGTGGAGACGCACGTGTTTGTCAGTCAGAACTGGGGGATGTGGTTTCGCGGGAGTGGTGGACTGATAGAAAATGAAAACCTACTTTTGAACGATTTGTATAGAATAGGAGGGCTCAAATCCATACGCGGATTCAATGAGAAGTTCTTTTTTGCAAGATCCTATGCTTATGTCAATGCAGAACAGCGGCTTTTTTTTGGGGAAAATTCATATCTATTGGCATTTGCTGATTTTGGCATCTTGGAAAACCCTTTCTTTGTATCAGCTATAGACAGGCCGGTCTCCTTTGGTGCAGGAATCAATCTGGACACCGGATCGGGAGTTTTTAGCTTTATTTATGGTGTAGGTAAATCCAATTTGCAAACTTTGCAGTTCTCCCATTCTAAGATTCATTTTGGCTATTTAGCCCGTTTTTGA
- a CDS encoding DUF4271 domain-containing protein yields the protein MKKQYIQIFIFLIGLLSIPRLNAQVLEDYNQDWEEGERETWFSSNDRLVVDLNLETFPLASFSFEFPDHSVVFVGEKLWFFTENDTAFTQEVGAFKENFEGKEAKLMVFKEGISVEDAKVQKILSKQSALKGDQTAGLAIHKRALDRQTIRDFYIVALLISLLIIAIYKWAYPYNFSILAKPSSMLNAEDFSESGGLQKFFSLDILFYVFVVNMLLCLVLLTGLVFFRQEWVSTRIDLSFGALLTMWGFGTLFLLLLAMLKFTGIKILAFLFDLGKIEFPHFFYLLRLMMISILIMSVVSMFFLMNEFYLVKPVLELSFTGLFWFYMAGIFGLFLIMVNRLGFKKYHLFTYLCIAELVPFLILAKLMLDFGY from the coding sequence ATGAAAAAACAGTACATTCAAATTTTCATTTTTCTGATCGGATTGTTATCCATTCCAAGATTGAATGCTCAGGTACTTGAAGATTACAATCAGGACTGGGAGGAAGGAGAGCGCGAAACTTGGTTTAGCTCCAATGACCGTCTGGTGGTGGATTTGAACCTGGAGACTTTTCCTTTGGCTTCATTTTCATTTGAGTTTCCGGATCACTCTGTGGTTTTTGTAGGAGAAAAGCTTTGGTTTTTCACCGAGAATGACACCGCATTTACCCAGGAAGTAGGAGCTTTTAAGGAGAATTTTGAGGGTAAGGAGGCTAAGCTCATGGTATTCAAAGAGGGGATTTCCGTAGAAGATGCAAAAGTCCAAAAAATCCTATCGAAACAGTCAGCTTTAAAGGGAGATCAAACTGCAGGATTGGCTATTCACAAGAGAGCTTTGGATAGACAGACCATCCGGGATTTTTATATAGTAGCATTATTAATTTCACTATTGATTATTGCTATTTATAAATGGGCTTACCCATATAATTTCTCCATTTTAGCTAAGCCTTCTTCTATGTTAAATGCAGAAGATTTTTCTGAAAGTGGAGGCCTACAGAAGTTTTTCTCATTAGATATTCTGTTTTATGTCTTCGTAGTTAATATGCTATTGTGTTTGGTTTTGCTCACAGGGCTGGTGTTTTTCCGGCAGGAGTGGGTGAGTACCCGTATAGATTTGAGTTTTGGGGCACTGCTGACTATGTGGGGTTTCGGTACTTTATTCCTATTGCTGCTTGCGATGCTGAAGTTCACCGGGATCAAAATATTGGCATTCCTGTTTGATCTAGGCAAAATCGAGTTTCCACATTTCTTTTATTTGCTGAGGCTGATGATGATTTCTATATTGATCATGTCAGTTGTTTCTATGTTTTTTTTAATGAACGAATTTTATTTGGTAAAACCTGTCTTAGAACTCTCATTTACAGGGTTGTTTTGGTTCTATATGGCAGGGATTTTTGGCTTGTTTTTAATTATGGTGAATAGACTGGGCTTTAAGAAATACCATTTATTTACTTACCTTTGCATCGCAGAATTAGTGCCTTTTTTAATCTTGGCTAAGTTGATGCTGGATTTTGGGTATTAA